In Micromonospora sp. WMMA1363, a genomic segment contains:
- a CDS encoding DUF4442 domain-containing protein — MSIDSRQVAAGMLEAVPLVRTLGFEFVEVAAEADGEVHAVVRLPDTPATHNHVGGPHAGAMFTLGETASGAVVLAAFAHLLDRATPLAVRADIAYQKLARGAVRATARLGRPVAEVIAELDAGRRPEFPVRVEIATEEGKPTGEMTVVWTLRPN, encoded by the coding sequence ATGAGCATCGACTCTCGACAGGTGGCCGCCGGCATGCTGGAAGCCGTGCCGCTCGTCCGTACCCTGGGCTTCGAATTCGTCGAGGTGGCCGCCGAGGCCGACGGTGAAGTGCACGCCGTCGTCCGGCTGCCCGACACGCCGGCCACCCACAACCATGTCGGCGGGCCACACGCCGGCGCCATGTTCACCCTCGGCGAGACCGCGTCCGGCGCGGTCGTGCTCGCCGCGTTCGCCCACCTGCTCGACCGGGCCACGCCGCTCGCCGTGCGGGCCGACATCGCGTACCAGAAACTCGCCCGGGGTGCGGTGCGCGCGACCGCGCGACTCGGCCGGCCCGTCGCCGAGGTGATCGCCGAGCTGGACGCGGGCCGGCGGCCGGAGTTCCCGGTCCGCGTCGAGATCGCCACCGAGGAGGGCAAGCCCACTGGCGAGATGACCGTGGTCTGGACGCTCCGGCCGAACTGA
- a CDS encoding beta-phosphoglucomutase family hydrolase, whose product MLGLPAHVTACLFDLDGVLTQTARVHNAAWTATFDEFLRRWAALTGEPFRPFDPGADYNRYVDGRPRHDGVRTFLASRGIVLPEGEPDAPPAADTVVGVGNRKNVLFLEELRTHGVDVYPGSVAYLEAAAAAGLRRAVVTASANGREVIAAAGLEPLLEIRVDGLVARTEGLRGKPEPDTFLAGAKLLGVDPADAVVFEDALAGVAAGRAGGFGYVVGVDRVGQADELLEYGADVVIRDLAELLDRDPAGPGRAETGPAREPSRLDRGPVVRNREPGA is encoded by the coding sequence ATGCTCGGCCTGCCTGCGCACGTGACCGCCTGTCTCTTCGATCTGGACGGTGTGCTCACCCAGACCGCCCGTGTCCACAACGCCGCGTGGACCGCCACCTTCGACGAGTTCCTGCGGCGGTGGGCCGCGCTCACCGGTGAGCCGTTCCGGCCGTTCGACCCGGGCGCGGACTACAACCGGTACGTCGACGGTCGGCCCCGCCACGACGGGGTCCGCACCTTCCTCGCCTCGCGCGGCATCGTGCTACCCGAAGGGGAGCCGGACGCCCCGCCCGCCGCCGACACGGTCGTCGGCGTCGGCAACCGCAAGAACGTCCTGTTCCTCGAGGAACTGCGGACACACGGGGTGGACGTCTACCCCGGCTCGGTGGCGTACCTGGAGGCAGCGGCCGCCGCGGGGCTGCGCCGCGCGGTCGTCACGGCCAGTGCCAACGGCCGTGAAGTGATCGCGGCGGCCGGCCTGGAACCGCTGCTGGAGATCCGGGTCGACGGCCTGGTCGCCCGGACCGAGGGGTTACGTGGCAAGCCCGAGCCGGACACGTTTCTCGCTGGCGCGAAGCTGCTCGGGGTCGACCCGGCGGACGCGGTCGTGTTCGAGGACGCCCTCGCCGGGGTGGCCGCCGGACGGGCCGGTGGATTCGGGTACGTGGTCGGCGTCGACCGGGTCGGCCAAGCCGATGAGCTGCTCGAGTACGGCGCCGACGTGGTGATCCGCGACCTCGCCGAGCTGCTCGACCGGGACCCGGCCGGGCCGGGCCGGGCGGAAACCGGGCCGGCGCGGGAGCCGAGCCGGCTGGACCGCGGGCCGGTCGTCCGGAACCGGGAGCCGGGCGCGTGA
- a CDS encoding glycoside hydrolase family 65 protein, giving the protein MIRERAYPVEPWHVRETRLDMDVLAQSESVFALSNGHVGLRGNLDEGEPHGLPGTYLNSFYELRPLPYAEAGFGFPESGQTIVNVTNGKLIRLLVDDEPLDVRYGEVLAHERVLDLREGTLHRSLHWRSPAGREVRVRSTRLVSFRQRAVAAINYEVEVADGEPLRLIIQSELVANETLPAQSKDPRVAAVLESPLQAEEELTTDDGGLLIHRTKVSGLRLAAGMEHEVQTTARTTIESEGYEDWVRTTVACVLQPGETLRVVKYLVYGWSSRRSLPALRDQVGAALAAARLDGWEGLLREQREYLDQFWDAADVVVEGDPEVQQAVRFGLFHVLQAGARAERRPITAKGLTGPGYDGHAFWDTEMFVLPVLTYTYPAAVRDALHWRHRTLPAARERAQTLNLAGAAFPWRTIEGPESSGYWPAGTAGFHIAAGVADAVRRYVLVTGDRTLEREIGLELLVETARLWRSLGHHDRHGRFHIDGVTGPDEYTAVKNDNVYTNLMAQRNLISAADAVKHYRDEAYHLGVTDEEAAAWRDAAADMHIPYDEELDVHEQVEGYTRFQEWDFTRTPPEKYPLLLHYPYFDLYRKQVVKQADLVLAMHWRGDAFTAEQKLRNFLYYERRTVRDSSLSACTQAVLAAEVGHPELAHLYLREAALMDLHDLNENTRDGAHMASLAGAWIALVAGFGGLRDHDGMLSFAPRLSSQLSRLEFSLQWRGMRLRVDVRPEQTTYALRNGGSDNMLELCHHGERVRVTCAEPVTVAIPVPEVSGPAPEQPPGRGPLLRLPEREP; this is encoded by the coding sequence GTGATCCGGGAACGCGCGTACCCGGTCGAACCGTGGCATGTCCGGGAGACCCGCCTGGACATGGACGTACTGGCCCAGTCCGAATCGGTCTTCGCCCTGTCCAACGGGCACGTCGGGCTGCGCGGCAACCTGGACGAGGGAGAGCCGCACGGTCTGCCCGGGACATACCTGAACTCCTTCTACGAGCTGCGCCCGCTGCCGTACGCGGAAGCCGGCTTCGGTTTCCCCGAATCCGGCCAGACGATCGTCAACGTCACCAACGGCAAGCTCATCCGCCTGCTCGTCGACGACGAGCCGCTCGACGTGCGCTACGGCGAAGTCCTCGCCCACGAACGGGTGCTCGACCTGCGGGAGGGCACACTGCACCGGTCGCTGCACTGGCGGTCGCCGGCCGGCCGCGAGGTGCGCGTGCGCAGCACCCGGCTGGTGTCCTTCCGACAACGGGCGGTGGCCGCCATCAACTACGAGGTGGAGGTAGCCGACGGCGAGCCGCTACGCCTGATCATCCAGTCGGAGCTGGTGGCGAATGAGACGCTGCCCGCCCAGAGCAAGGACCCGCGGGTGGCGGCGGTGCTGGAGTCGCCACTGCAGGCCGAGGAGGAGCTGACCACCGACGACGGCGGCCTGCTGATCCACCGGACCAAGGTGTCCGGCCTGCGGCTGGCCGCCGGGATGGAACACGAGGTCCAGACCACCGCACGCACCACCATCGAGTCGGAGGGGTACGAGGACTGGGTGCGGACCACGGTCGCCTGCGTGCTCCAGCCCGGCGAGACGCTGCGGGTCGTGAAGTACCTGGTGTACGGGTGGTCCAGCCGTCGCTCGCTGCCGGCGCTCCGCGACCAGGTCGGAGCGGCGCTGGCCGCCGCCCGACTGGACGGCTGGGAGGGGCTGCTGCGCGAGCAGCGCGAGTATCTCGACCAGTTCTGGGACGCCGCCGACGTGGTGGTGGAGGGCGACCCGGAGGTACAGCAGGCGGTGCGGTTCGGGCTGTTCCACGTGCTCCAGGCCGGTGCCCGGGCCGAACGCCGACCGATCACCGCCAAGGGCCTCACCGGCCCGGGCTACGACGGCCACGCCTTCTGGGACACCGAGATGTTCGTCCTGCCGGTGCTCACGTACACCTATCCCGCCGCCGTGCGGGACGCCCTGCACTGGCGGCACCGCACCCTGCCGGCCGCACGTGAACGGGCCCAGACGCTCAACCTGGCCGGCGCCGCCTTCCCGTGGCGGACCATCGAGGGCCCGGAGTCGTCCGGTTACTGGCCGGCCGGCACCGCCGGCTTCCACATCGCCGCCGGCGTCGCCGACGCGGTACGCCGCTACGTGCTCGTCACCGGCGACCGGACCCTGGAGCGGGAGATCGGCCTGGAACTGTTGGTCGAGACCGCCCGCCTCTGGCGATCGCTGGGTCACCACGACCGGCACGGCCGGTTCCACATCGACGGGGTGACCGGGCCGGACGAGTACACGGCCGTCAAGAACGACAACGTCTACACCAACCTGATGGCCCAGCGGAACCTGATCTCCGCGGCGGACGCGGTGAAGCACTACCGGGACGAGGCGTACCACCTCGGTGTCACCGACGAGGAGGCGGCGGCCTGGCGGGACGCGGCGGCCGACATGCACATCCCGTACGACGAGGAGCTCGACGTCCACGAGCAGGTGGAGGGCTACACCCGCTTCCAGGAGTGGGACTTCACCCGCACCCCGCCGGAGAAGTACCCGCTGCTGCTGCACTACCCGTACTTCGACCTGTACCGCAAGCAGGTGGTCAAGCAGGCCGACCTGGTGCTCGCCATGCACTGGCGGGGGGACGCCTTCACCGCGGAGCAGAAGCTACGCAACTTCCTCTACTACGAACGCCGTACCGTCCGGGACTCGTCGCTGTCGGCCTGCACCCAGGCGGTGCTCGCCGCCGAGGTGGGGCACCCGGAGCTGGCGCACCTGTACCTGCGCGAGGCGGCGCTGATGGACCTGCACGACCTCAACGAGAACACCCGGGACGGCGCGCACATGGCGTCGTTGGCGGGGGCGTGGATCGCCCTGGTCGCCGGTTTCGGTGGGCTGCGCGACCACGACGGCATGCTCTCGTTCGCGCCCCGGCTCTCCAGCCAGCTGAGCCGCCTGGAGTTCTCACTCCAGTGGCGGGGGATGCGGCTGAGGGTCGACGTGCGGCCGGAGCAGACCACGTACGCCCTGCGTAACGGCGGCTCGGACAACATGCTGGAGCTGTGCCACCACGGCGAGCGGGTCAGGGTCACCTGTGCGGAACCGGTGACCGTAGCGATTCCGGTGCCCGAGGTGTCCGGCCCGGCCCCCGAGCAGCCCCCCGGTCGGGGCCCCCTGCTCCGCCTTCCCGAACGCGAGCCGTAG
- a CDS encoding phage tail protein has protein sequence MRRAAIERLLPAAYQRSGVPGSVLTALLDVMERLHAPDEAVLADVDALFAPYRAPDHLVTYLTRWVAMDHVLSTASRPDAPSTLPLGRLRNLVAQGALLARWRGTPYGMRHILELATGVTGFELDEPTDRPFHVVVRVPPAATDRLGVITRIVAAEKPAAVTAEIVTGAVGPRRRPPHTTDSQQAAAATGAEPPSMPAPASTAPRRAGNTSTQAGGRAVSPQPSEKEKL, from the coding sequence ATGCGCCGAGCGGCGATTGAACGGCTACTACCCGCCGCCTACCAACGGTCCGGCGTGCCGGGCAGCGTGCTGACCGCGCTGTTGGATGTCATGGAGCGGCTGCACGCTCCTGACGAGGCGGTGCTCGCCGACGTCGACGCGCTTTTCGCGCCGTACCGAGCGCCGGACCATCTGGTGACGTACCTGACCCGCTGGGTGGCGATGGATCACGTCTTGTCGACCGCGTCCCGGCCGGACGCCCCGTCGACCCTGCCGCTGGGTCGGCTGCGGAATCTGGTCGCACAGGGTGCGCTACTGGCCCGCTGGCGAGGTACCCCGTACGGGATGCGACACATATTGGAACTGGCCACCGGTGTCACTGGCTTCGAACTCGACGAGCCGACGGACCGGCCTTTCCACGTGGTGGTACGGGTACCACCGGCAGCCACCGACCGGCTCGGTGTGATCACCCGCATCGTGGCGGCGGAAAAGCCCGCCGCCGTCACCGCCGAGATCGTCACCGGCGCCGTCGGCCCGCGTCGCCGGCCACCGCACACCACCGATTCGCAGCAGGCCGCCGCTGCGACCGGGGCTGAGCCGCCGTCGATGCCGGCGCCGGCATCGACGGCGCCCCGGCGGGCGGGAAACACGTCGACTCAGGCGGGCGGCCGGGCGGTCTCCCCGCAGCCCTCGGAAAAGGAGAAGCTATGA
- a CDS encoding putative baseplate assembly protein translates to MTLPVPRLDDRTFLDLVTEARERIRQSCPDWTDLSVHDPGTALLEAFAYLTEVMIFRLNQLPDKAFVVFLNLLGVTRHPPTAAWADVRFTRTGSDKDPIRIPAGTRVTAGRGADSQQITFVTTEPARIPAGQPGRTVRMYHCEMVEAELLGTGTGQPGQVLRAAHPPLTRTTEPLDLLVGVEVPVGSVAIGAAAREYDGRTYEIWLPVDSFAGVGPHAKVYLVDRSSGTVTFAPALDIRTADTTGGRPGPAAPHSRSGATEAAATRAAAASAGTGAATSPPASSPAPEDGPRPAEPAPPSGMGVPATAGPESGGGTGAPGGPVTLAAVPPDGCQVRAWYRTGGGADGNVAAGTLTSLRDPLPGLKVTNPDPASGGRDLEPMESALTRGPYDFFSQQRAVTARDYEVLATEFPAIARARAFTRAAVYSFAKPGEVEVVLVPYVPDQAQQDDRLPVGVLRAHEGDQIRRQVEVDLSDRRSLGTSCRARWAQYKPVSVRGRVVVSPEEDIAAVRDRIHTRLYQTLSPLPTPLNPTGWAFGEPLRASNAYRLLEQAEPGVRYVASVQFVVDEAPDAQVRSVARDRYQAETWYAARGSVLFRSTNDGAGWEPTGRFAGETVVRIVPAPAPTRPGIVRRPGSVAAITARDSGGSGVYLSDDLGETWSLLTDLDSHVQDLAWLDRDGTGNLVLATDSGLFEVSLVLGSVPLQILVDPGDADRNFYAVSAFVSEQGAPGVAVAAQAGGGVYLSTTAGRPGTFRKIGLDDVDNRVLAVQYDGPATMLWSGAAEPDPRKPGQGCHRTRLFETDVKWHQIPGWTGGTCRDLTFADSVAVAATQSGGVLRLDTLATQARWQAVTVNSGLPLRDRTRFAPVEAIAATAGVRATRDNTPGADAGGGAGELYMVAGERGVYRSADAISWTASANQTSADVVTIPDTWLLCSGEHDIEVVRHDAPSGD, encoded by the coding sequence ATGACACTGCCGGTGCCACGCCTCGACGACCGCACCTTCCTCGACCTGGTCACCGAGGCACGGGAACGAATTCGCCAGTCCTGCCCGGACTGGACCGATTTATCGGTACACGACCCGGGAACAGCGCTGCTTGAGGCGTTCGCGTACCTGACCGAAGTGATGATCTTCCGGCTCAACCAGTTGCCGGACAAGGCATTCGTCGTCTTCCTCAACCTACTCGGGGTCACCCGGCATCCACCCACCGCGGCCTGGGCCGACGTGCGGTTCACCCGCACCGGCTCGGACAAGGATCCGATCCGCATTCCCGCCGGGACCCGGGTCACCGCCGGACGGGGCGCCGACTCCCAGCAGATCACCTTTGTCACCACTGAGCCGGCCCGCATTCCCGCCGGTCAACCGGGCCGCACCGTCCGCATGTACCACTGCGAGATGGTGGAGGCGGAGCTGCTCGGCACCGGCACCGGCCAACCCGGTCAGGTGCTCCGCGCCGCCCATCCACCGTTGACCCGCACCACTGAACCACTCGACCTGCTGGTCGGCGTCGAGGTGCCCGTCGGATCGGTGGCCATCGGCGCGGCAGCCCGCGAATACGACGGACGGACCTACGAGATCTGGCTACCCGTCGACAGCTTTGCCGGCGTCGGCCCGCACGCGAAGGTCTACCTGGTTGATCGCTCCTCAGGAACGGTCACCTTCGCTCCCGCCCTGGACATCCGCACGGCCGACACCACGGGCGGCCGACCCGGGCCGGCCGCCCCGCACAGCCGGTCCGGGGCGACCGAGGCGGCGGCCACCAGAGCGGCGGCCGCCTCCGCCGGCACCGGCGCGGCCACCTCGCCGCCGGCATCATCACCCGCTCCGGAGGACGGGCCGAGGCCGGCGGAGCCCGCACCACCGTCCGGGATGGGCGTCCCGGCGACCGCTGGCCCGGAGAGCGGCGGCGGTACCGGCGCTCCCGGTGGCCCGGTGACCCTAGCGGCGGTTCCCCCCGACGGCTGCCAGGTGCGAGCGTGGTACCGCACCGGGGGCGGTGCGGACGGCAACGTGGCCGCCGGAACGTTGACCAGCCTGCGGGACCCGCTGCCCGGGCTGAAGGTGACCAACCCCGATCCGGCCAGTGGCGGCCGGGACCTCGAGCCCATGGAGTCAGCGCTGACCCGCGGCCCATACGACTTCTTCTCGCAGCAACGCGCGGTTACCGCACGGGACTACGAGGTGCTCGCCACCGAGTTTCCCGCCATCGCGCGGGCCCGAGCCTTCACCCGAGCAGCCGTCTACAGCTTCGCCAAACCGGGCGAGGTCGAGGTGGTGCTGGTGCCGTACGTGCCGGATCAGGCGCAGCAAGACGATCGGCTGCCGGTGGGGGTCCTGCGCGCGCACGAAGGGGATCAGATCCGCCGCCAGGTCGAGGTCGACCTGAGCGACCGCCGGTCGTTGGGCACCTCGTGTCGGGCAAGGTGGGCCCAGTACAAGCCGGTGTCGGTCCGCGGCCGGGTGGTCGTCAGCCCGGAGGAGGACATCGCTGCGGTGCGCGACCGCATCCACACCCGGCTCTACCAGACGCTGAGCCCGCTGCCGACCCCGCTCAACCCGACCGGCTGGGCGTTCGGCGAACCGCTCCGGGCGTCCAACGCGTACCGGCTCCTGGAGCAGGCGGAACCTGGCGTGCGGTACGTCGCGTCGGTTCAGTTCGTCGTCGACGAGGCCCCTGACGCCCAGGTCCGCTCCGTCGCCCGTGACCGATACCAGGCCGAAACCTGGTATGCCGCCCGGGGTTCCGTGCTGTTTCGCTCGACCAACGACGGTGCCGGCTGGGAACCCACCGGTCGGTTCGCGGGCGAAACGGTGGTCCGGATCGTCCCCGCTCCCGCTCCGACACGCCCCGGCATCGTCCGCCGGCCCGGCTCGGTCGCCGCGATCACCGCCCGGGACAGCGGAGGTTCCGGCGTGTACCTGAGTGACGACCTGGGCGAGACCTGGTCACTGCTCACCGATCTCGACTCGCACGTCCAGGACCTCGCGTGGCTGGACCGGGACGGCACGGGCAACCTGGTGCTGGCCACGGACTCCGGGCTCTTCGAGGTATCCCTGGTGCTGGGATCGGTTCCGCTGCAGATCCTGGTCGATCCCGGCGACGCGGACCGCAACTTCTATGCCGTCAGCGCCTTCGTCTCCGAACAGGGCGCACCGGGGGTCGCGGTGGCCGCCCAAGCCGGCGGCGGAGTGTACCTCTCCACCACGGCCGGTCGCCCCGGCACCTTTCGGAAGATCGGTCTCGACGATGTGGACAACCGGGTGCTTGCCGTCCAGTACGACGGCCCGGCCACCATGCTCTGGAGCGGCGCGGCCGAGCCGGATCCGCGCAAGCCGGGCCAGGGCTGCCATCGCACCCGACTGTTCGAGACCGACGTCAAGTGGCATCAGATTCCAGGCTGGACCGGCGGCACCTGCCGGGATCTCACCTTCGCCGATTCCGTAGCCGTCGCCGCTACCCAGAGCGGCGGAGTGCTCCGGCTCGACACCCTGGCCACCCAAGCCCGGTGGCAGGCCGTAACGGTCAACAGCGGGCTGCCGCTGCGGGACCGCACCCGGTTCGCACCCGTCGAGGCGATCGCCGCCACCGCCGGAGTCAGGGCAACTCGCGACAACACCCCGGGCGCAGATGCCGGCGGCGGGGCTGGGGAACTGTACATGGTCGCTGGCGAGCGGGGGGTCTATCGCAGTGCTGACGCGATCAGCTGGACGGCCAGCGCGAACCAGACGAGCGCCGACGTGGTGACCATCCCGGACACCTGGCTGCTCTGCTCAGGCGAGCACGACATCGAGGTGGTGCGGCACGATGCGCCGAGCGGCGATTGA
- a CDS encoding GPW/gp25 family protein: MRAIRFVGAGFDSGHTGGLAVTAAGGLAMTDGDETVRQALFLLLSTTPGERLMRPGYGSRLHRLVFAPNDDTTAGLAIHYVRQAILRWEPRVDVVDVNAGPDPGTPGRLLIRLDYRIRASLAPGQLAFSVDLLPSDDDRDERAEGVQS, encoded by the coding sequence ATGAGGGCCATCCGGTTCGTCGGCGCCGGTTTCGACTCCGGTCACACCGGTGGTCTCGCCGTGACCGCCGCCGGCGGTCTGGCCATGACCGACGGGGACGAGACGGTGCGCCAAGCGTTGTTCCTGCTGCTGTCCACCACTCCGGGCGAGCGGCTGATGCGGCCTGGGTACGGCTCGCGACTGCACCGGCTGGTCTTCGCGCCCAACGACGACACCACCGCCGGCTTGGCCATCCACTACGTGCGGCAGGCGATCCTGCGGTGGGAGCCCCGGGTCGACGTGGTCGACGTGAACGCCGGACCGGACCCAGGAACGCCGGGGCGGCTTCTGATCCGGCTCGACTACCGGATCCGGGCCAGCCTCGCCCCGGGCCAGCTGGCCTTCTCTGTCGACCTGCTGCCCAGTGATGACGACCGCGACGAACGAGCCGAGGGAGTCCAGTCATGA
- a CDS encoding phage baseplate assembly protein V produces the protein MPAVLIDGAPLPVPAMRQLRSMRVAARLDVPTQCEIVFSAAPGAAAIPPWARTGTALRVWLTGSTDLLFTGEVTCVEVEYAADGAALLRLRAYDPLHRLRRRQQLRVFTSVTAAELADQLCAGLGLVVDATADGPRLDRLLQHRNNDLDLLLQTTGRAGLHVTVDQDRLRLVTLDGFGDPVELALGRNVFALRISTNLDQAAGATAVRGWRPGLAEPIEQRADRARSGRRIPLRPEPGQVGADGVRTILNQPVRSDDEAAALAQAGLDARVAALVTAAGTADGDPALRPGRRISLTGVATPVAGVYVLTEVVHTVDANGHLTHFSTAPPDPPPTVVPPAPATVTLGLVTDIDDPDRLGRIQVNLPAYGGLDAGWLEVTAPGAGRGRGIVALPDPGDTVLVVLPGGEPSAGLVLGSLFGAIEPYDSGVVGGRSRRWSMRTSTGQSIVIDDDGRSLRLATDYGSRLEITPERTTLHAASELVLSAPGRAMVVRAGTVDFQHAGLAAEAADAAGRAATGRTGGGGG, from the coding sequence GTGCCAGCCGTTCTGATCGACGGCGCACCGCTGCCCGTCCCGGCGATGCGACAGCTGCGGTCGATGCGTGTCGCCGCACGCCTGGACGTGCCGACCCAGTGCGAAATCGTCTTCTCCGCCGCGCCGGGCGCGGCCGCCATCCCGCCGTGGGCCCGGACCGGGACCGCGCTCAGGGTGTGGCTAACGGGCAGCACCGACCTGCTGTTCACCGGCGAGGTGACCTGCGTCGAGGTGGAGTACGCCGCCGACGGTGCGGCCCTGCTCCGGCTGCGGGCCTACGACCCGCTGCACCGGTTACGCAGGCGGCAGCAGCTACGGGTCTTCACGTCGGTTACCGCAGCGGAGCTCGCCGACCAGCTCTGCGCGGGTCTCGGGCTGGTGGTGGACGCGACGGCCGACGGCCCCCGGCTGGACCGGCTACTCCAGCACCGGAACAACGACCTCGACCTGTTGCTGCAGACCACCGGCCGTGCCGGCCTACACGTCACCGTCGACCAGGATCGGCTGCGGCTGGTGACCCTCGACGGTTTCGGCGATCCCGTCGAGCTGGCGTTGGGCCGGAACGTCTTCGCGCTGCGAATCTCCACCAACCTCGACCAAGCGGCAGGGGCCACGGCCGTCCGCGGCTGGCGTCCGGGGTTGGCGGAGCCGATCGAGCAGCGGGCGGACCGTGCACGGTCGGGTCGCCGGATCCCGTTGCGTCCAGAACCCGGGCAGGTGGGCGCGGATGGTGTGCGCACCATCCTGAACCAGCCCGTCCGCAGCGACGACGAGGCGGCCGCGTTGGCCCAGGCGGGATTGGACGCTCGGGTCGCCGCGCTGGTCACCGCCGCGGGGACAGCCGACGGGGACCCCGCGTTGCGTCCCGGCCGACGAATCTCGCTGACCGGGGTCGCCACGCCTGTCGCCGGGGTGTATGTGCTGACCGAGGTGGTGCACACGGTGGACGCCAACGGCCACCTGACGCACTTTTCCACGGCTCCGCCCGACCCGCCGCCAACCGTGGTGCCGCCCGCACCGGCGACGGTGACCCTCGGCCTGGTCACCGACATCGACGACCCGGACCGGCTCGGCCGGATCCAGGTGAACCTGCCGGCGTACGGCGGTCTGGACGCAGGGTGGCTTGAGGTGACCGCCCCGGGGGCGGGTCGCGGCAGGGGCATCGTGGCGTTGCCCGATCCGGGTGACACCGTCCTGGTGGTATTGCCCGGCGGGGAGCCATCCGCCGGGCTCGTCCTGGGATCACTCTTCGGAGCGATCGAGCCGTATGACTCGGGAGTCGTGGGCGGACGATCTCGCCGCTGGTCGATGCGGACGAGCACCGGCCAGTCGATCGTCATCGACGACGACGGGCGCAGTCTGCGGCTGGCTACCGACTACGGCAGCCGTTTGGAGATCACGCCCGAGCGCACCACTCTGCACGCCGCGAGCGAACTGGTGCTCTCCGCGCCCGGCCGGGCCATGGTGGTCCGGGCTGGCACCGTCGACTTCCAGCACGCTGGACTGGCGGCGGAGGCGGCTGACGCCGCAGGTCGGGCGGCCACCGGGCGCACCGGTGGGGGAGGCGGCTGA
- a CDS encoding phage tail protein, with product MPTTATPQPGTPVDPYRAYTFKLLINGVTNGHFTEVSGLEVTIRTLRYREAGNDHTRTVPGQADYTPVTLRYGLTSSRVLWDWVNAIAKGTVTRRNVSIVLLDPTGTTEVMRWNLINAWPTQWRGAHLNTLAQEIAVEALTLAYDGLDRE from the coding sequence ATGCCGACCACGGCCACACCGCAACCTGGTACGCCTGTCGACCCGTACCGGGCGTACACCTTCAAGCTGCTCATCAACGGCGTGACCAACGGACACTTCACCGAGGTCAGCGGCCTGGAGGTGACGATCAGAACGCTGCGCTACCGGGAGGCCGGCAACGACCACACTCGAACGGTGCCGGGTCAGGCCGACTACACACCGGTCACCCTCCGCTACGGGCTCACCTCCTCGCGTGTGTTGTGGGACTGGGTCAACGCCATCGCCAAGGGAACGGTCACCAGGCGCAACGTCTCGATCGTCCTACTCGACCCGACCGGCACCACCGAGGTCATGCGCTGGAACTTGATCAACGCCTGGCCGACTCAGTGGCGGGGCGCCCACCTCAACACCCTCGCCCAGGAGATCGCCGTCGAGGCGTTGACCCTGGCCTACGACGGCCTGGATCGGGAGTGA